In Centropristis striata isolate RG_2023a ecotype Rhode Island chromosome 5, C.striata_1.0, whole genome shotgun sequence, a single genomic region encodes these proteins:
- the zmp:0000001088 gene encoding trypsin yields MDLSSLLLCVLLEVLAVNCQLERIVGGYAPVPHSIKYIVSIQTTQRQHLCGGSLLNKYWALTAAHCNIGVNNMMIVAGDYSLTIFEGTEQEILPQLLIPHPEYNSTTTNNDIMLIKLKAPVYLNSYVSIALLPRQGASIAEGRLCRVSGWGRTSPTGGQIPATLRTVNLPIVSTEKCNSSESFDGRITENMICAGFSTGGKDACKGDSGGPLVCEGRVYGLVSWGQGCGDPQFPGVYTAVSKFRRWIDNSIFGYYSRCKKN; encoded by the exons ATGGACCTGTCATCGTTATTGCTTTGTGTATTGTTGGAAGTCCTGGCTGTAAACT GTCAACTGGAGCGGATAGTGGGAGGATATGCACCAGTTCCACATTCAATCAAGTACATCGTGTCGATACAGACAACACAGCGTCAGCATTTATGTGGGGGCTCCTTGTTAAATAAGTACTGGGCACTCACAGCGGCGCACTGTAACATTGG GGTAAATAATATGATGATAGTAGCAGGAGACTACTCTCTGACAATCTTTGAGGGCACAGAGCAAGAAATCCTGCCCCAACTTTTGATTCCCCACCCTGAGTACAACAGCACCACCACCAACAATGACATCATGCTTATAAAG CTGAAGGCTCCGGTTTATCTGAACAGCTACGTGTCCATCGCTCTGCTACCCCGGCAGGGCGCCTCTATAGCGGAGGGCAGACTGTGTCGGGTGTCAGGATGGGGACGCACCAGCCCCACAGGAGGCCAGATCCCTGCCACCCTCCGCACTGTCAACCTGCCCATCGTCTCCACAGAGAAGTGCAACAGCAGCGAGTCCTTTGACGGAAGAATCACAGAAAACATGATCTGTGCTGGTTTCAGTACTGGTGGAAAGGACGCCTGCAAG GGGGACTCTGGGGGTCCACTTGTATGTGAGGGCCGGGTCTATGGTTTGGTATCCTGGGGGCAAGGATGTGGTGATCCGCAGTTTCCTGGAGTCTACACTGCTGTGTCCAAGTTCCGCAGGTGGATAGACAACTCCATATTTGGCTACTACAGCAGGTGTAAGAAGAATTAA
- the LOC131971127 gene encoding trypsin I-P1-like, which translates to MIIKNMAPLRSSAVLLFLAFSVSLAIAGRIIGGQEVQPYSVKYQASLQDTKGKHYCGGTLVHPQWVVSAAHCWKPSSLMRVVLSEHNLKKDEGLEQNFNVSKIYRHHYDYRSFDNDIMLIKLSEPAKENANVQRAQLPDDSTPPLQHHHLCTVSGWGVTQIYSYYLSPALRSVNVNINNYCRYYYWGRITSNMLCAGSPMGGKDSCQGDSGGPLICDGYFEGIVSWGISCANAYFPGVYTKVRNYVPWINYVINNDR; encoded by the exons atgataattaaaaatatggcTCCCCTCCGAAGCTCTgctgtgctgttgtttttggcTTTCTCAGTATCAC TGGCTATTGCAGGTAGGATTATTGGGGGTCAGGAGGTCCAGCCATACTCTGTCAAATATCAAGCATCACTGCAAGACACAAAGGGGAAACACTATTGTGGTGGAACCTTAGTGCACCCTCAGTGGGTGGTGTCTGCTGCCCACTGCTGGAAACC aAGCAGCTTAATGAGGGTGGTGTTAAGTGAACACAACCTGAAAAAGGATGAGGGACTTGAACAAAATTTTAATGTGTCAAAGATATATCGCCACCACTATGATTATAGGTCATTCGACAACGACATCATGCTCATCAAG CTGAGTGAGCCGGCAAAGGAGAATGCCAACGTCCAGAGAGCTCAACTGCCTGATGACAGCACTCCACCCCTCCAACATCACCATCTGTGCACAGTGAGCGGCTGGGGTGTGACACAGATTTACAGTTACTACCTCTCTCCGGCGCTTCGTTCTGTGAATGTCAATATAAACAATTACTGCCGCTACTACTACTGGGGTAGGATCACTTCAAACATGCTGTGTGCTGGATCTCCAATGGGTGGCAAAGATTCTTGCCAG GGGGACTCCGGTGGTCCCCTCATCTGCGATGGCTATTTCGAGGGCATTGTGTCCTGGGGTATCAGCTGTGCAAACGCATATTTCCCAGGAGTCTACACCAAAGTGAGGAACTACGTCCCTTGGATCAACTATGTAATCAACAATGACAGATAG